One genomic region from Granulimonas faecalis encodes:
- a CDS encoding acylphosphatase, with product MDGTGDGGNRLERYRMSFGGRCQGVGFRYTSADIAGRVGLSGWVRNEDDGTVSMELQGTPSQVVRFMKLLEHAYERFPWRYTVEAMDSVEPDPEDRSFRIVYR from the coding sequence GTGGACGGGACGGGCGACGGCGGGAACAGGCTGGAACGCTACCGGATGTCGTTCGGCGGCCGGTGCCAGGGCGTGGGGTTCCGCTACACGAGTGCGGACATCGCCGGGCGCGTGGGCCTCTCCGGCTGGGTGCGCAACGAGGACGACGGCACCGTCTCCATGGAGCTCCAGGGTACCCCGTCGCAGGTGGTGCGGTTCATGAAGCTGCTCGAGCACGCCTACGAGCGGTTCCCGTGGCGCTACACCGTGGAGGCCATGGACTCCGTGGAACCCGACCCCGAGGACCGCAGCTTCCGCATCGTCTACCGCTGA
- a CDS encoding ABC transporter ATP-binding protein: MAFVHFEDVRKVYHMGDVDVCALDGMTFDIERGELCVIVGPSGAGKTTLLNMLGGMDRPTSGVIELGGRQVSDLDDRGLTLYRRNDIGFVFQFYNLVQNLTALENVELASQICPDPLPSAEALAAVGLEGRLDNFPAQLSGGEQQRVAIARAIAKNPKLLLCDEPTGALDYRTGKQILALLQDTCRATGRTVAIVTHNSAFTQVADRVIHVREGRATSVSTNPSPAPASSVEW, translated from the coding sequence GTGGCTTTCGTGCATTTCGAGGACGTCCGCAAGGTCTACCACATGGGAGACGTCGACGTCTGCGCCTTGGACGGCATGACCTTCGACATCGAGCGGGGCGAGCTCTGCGTCATCGTGGGCCCGTCCGGCGCCGGCAAGACCACCCTGCTCAACATGCTCGGCGGCATGGACCGCCCCACCTCCGGCGTCATCGAGCTCGGGGGGCGGCAGGTGTCGGACCTCGACGACCGCGGCCTCACCCTCTACCGCCGCAACGACATCGGCTTCGTCTTCCAGTTCTACAACCTCGTACAGAACCTCACGGCCCTGGAGAACGTGGAGCTTGCCTCCCAGATCTGCCCCGACCCGCTGCCCTCGGCCGAGGCGCTCGCGGCCGTCGGCCTCGAGGGGCGCCTCGACAACTTCCCGGCGCAGCTCTCCGGCGGCGAGCAGCAGCGCGTGGCCATCGCCCGCGCCATCGCCAAGAACCCCAAGCTCCTGCTCTGCGACGAGCCAACGGGCGCGCTGGACTACCGTACCGGCAAGCAGATCCTCGCCCTGCTCCAGGACACGTGCCGCGCCACCGGCCGCACCGTCGCCATCGTCACCCACAACAGCGCCTTCACCCAGGTGGCCGACCGCGTCATCCACGTGCGCGAGGGCCGTGCCACCTCCGTCTCCACCAACCCGTCGCCCGCCCCCGCGAGCTCCGTGGAGTGGTGA
- a CDS encoding FtsX-like permease family protein, giving the protein MPPVFWRHLLRTVRQTAGRYVAIVVIVALGCGFFAGLRMTGVGMRRSADAFFDRTNLYDLELVSTLGFSSSQVGDVSSVGGVAACEPGRSVDVMARMGDVNHACRVVSLDSWASAGFSGGPMNGLELRSGRWPESADECVIVDKAADKGAVPGDVEVLYGAQDLDGLLATRDFRVVGTVVSSAHVQEAVLSTTSLGSGTVNQVLFTLPSAFVPDAPYTELYVRVAGAADEPWGSASYDGAVDAVAGRIEALIPGLAQGRADELRAEAQERVDEGRAELADRRAEAEASLADGAAALEEAGARLDSGAAEVEDGRRGLADGRAQVADGERLLADGEAEIERNAAGLEEGRRQLGAAAAQVDAGRQELARAEAGLEAQAPAVEQARAAVAAYDEGCQRLVAQAAAAGLSGDDAQAVADAARAALDRLKEDQAAGADGLEGQVAALEDLLEAAQALVSQAPQVEAARGAVRTFEEGRARLDEEARRLDEAEAELADNRAALDSGAARLQEGRDALDASRAQLDEARAKVESGQASLADAEARLADGRAEYEEGLATYERGREEALAGIADAEARLDDAQREVDAIGPGDVYLLDREQNYGAASYLADSERIDAIATAFPFFFFLVAALVSLTTMTRMVDDDRGLMGTLKALGYGRAAICSKYVAYAGSASLLGALVGVLSMSQLLPCVIFTAYGIIYGVPARPMPLPVEAAPAVAATVIGVAVTVGAALAACLSSLRESPAGLMQPKAPKAGRRILLERVGPVWRRLSFSWKVTFRNIFRYRRRFLMTVVGVAGCCALLLTGFGVRDAVNDIIDKQFGEIVHYNATVGLSVDATGRQRADVLDALGSMGRGDPVAAFEENVVARPEDGSKDLAVVLVVPEDAGSLGRAVTLRERRGGAPVDLGSDSVVLTEKLATTLGVGPGDEVRLWAQDATGNTTGQERRLVVTAVCENYLGSYVYIGADAYVRAFGEPGEANTAFAFLPTDAVERAVDADRLQAMDGVETLMLDDETIETYREMLSSVDLVMVVLIAAAALLAFVVLYNLANINIAERSREIASLKVLGFLPKEVCSYVFREIAIIVVVGALVGLVLGTWFEGYVVVTAEVDAAMFGREIHAVSYLCSFGLTVLFCVLVLAAMVPRLASIDMVESLKSAE; this is encoded by the coding sequence GTGCCCCCCGTCTTCTGGAGACACCTGCTGCGCACGGTCAGGCAGACCGCCGGCCGCTATGTGGCCATCGTCGTCATCGTGGCCTTGGGTTGCGGCTTCTTCGCCGGCCTGCGCATGACCGGCGTCGGCATGCGGCGCTCCGCCGACGCCTTCTTCGACCGGACGAACCTCTACGACCTCGAGCTGGTCTCCACGCTCGGGTTCTCGTCGTCCCAGGTGGGCGACGTCTCCTCGGTGGGGGGTGTGGCCGCCTGCGAGCCGGGCCGCTCCGTGGACGTCATGGCCCGCATGGGCGACGTAAACCATGCCTGCCGGGTCGTGTCGCTGGACTCCTGGGCCTCGGCCGGCTTCTCGGGAGGTCCCATGAACGGTCTTGAGCTCAGGAGCGGCAGGTGGCCGGAGTCCGCCGACGAGTGCGTGATCGTGGACAAGGCCGCCGACAAGGGCGCCGTGCCCGGGGACGTGGAGGTGCTCTACGGCGCCCAGGACCTCGACGGACTCCTCGCCACGCGGGACTTCAGGGTCGTGGGCACCGTGGTGTCGTCGGCCCACGTGCAGGAGGCGGTCCTCTCCACCACGTCCCTCGGCAGCGGCACCGTCAACCAGGTGCTCTTCACGCTGCCGTCGGCCTTCGTTCCCGACGCCCCCTACACCGAGCTCTACGTGCGTGTGGCCGGCGCGGCCGACGAGCCGTGGGGCTCGGCCTCCTACGACGGCGCGGTAGACGCCGTGGCCGGGCGCATCGAAGCCCTCATCCCCGGGCTCGCCCAGGGGCGGGCGGACGAGCTGCGCGCCGAGGCCCAGGAGAGGGTGGACGAGGGCCGCGCCGAGCTGGCTGACCGCCGGGCCGAGGCGGAGGCGTCCCTCGCGGACGGCGCCGCGGCGCTTGAGGAGGCCGGGGCCCGGCTGGACTCCGGCGCCGCCGAGGTGGAAGACGGCAGGCGGGGGCTCGCCGACGGCCGCGCCCAGGTGGCCGACGGGGAGCGTCTCCTCGCCGACGGCGAGGCCGAGATAGAGCGGAACGCGGCGGGGCTCGAGGAGGGCCGCCGACAGCTCGGGGCCGCCGCCGCGCAGGTGGACGCCGGCAGACAGGAGCTCGCCCGGGCCGAGGCGGGGCTCGAGGCCCAGGCTCCCGCCGTGGAGCAGGCCCGTGCCGCCGTGGCCGCCTACGACGAGGGGTGCCAGCGGCTCGTGGCCCAGGCCGCGGCCGCGGGTCTTTCCGGCGACGACGCCCAGGCCGTGGCCGACGCCGCCCGGGCGGCCCTGGACCGGCTCAAGGAGGACCAGGCCGCCGGTGCCGATGGACTGGAGGGCCAGGTCGCCGCCCTGGAGGACCTCCTGGAGGCCGCCCAGGCCCTCGTGTCCCAGGCGCCCCAGGTGGAGGCCGCCCGCGGGGCGGTCCGGACCTTCGAGGAGGGTCGCGCGCGCCTGGACGAGGAGGCCCGCCGCCTCGACGAGGCCGAGGCCGAGCTCGCCGACAACCGCGCCGCCCTCGACTCCGGCGCGGCCCGCCTCCAGGAGGGGAGGGACGCCCTCGACGCCTCCCGCGCGCAGCTGGACGAGGCCCGCGCGAAGGTGGAGTCCGGCCAGGCGTCCCTCGCAGACGCCGAGGCGCGCCTGGCCGACGGCCGCGCCGAGTACGAGGAGGGCCTCGCCACCTACGAGCGGGGGAGGGAGGAGGCCCTGGCCGGGATCGCCGACGCCGAGGCCCGGCTGGACGACGCGCAGCGCGAGGTCGACGCCATCGGGCCCGGCGACGTCTACCTGCTCGACCGCGAACAGAACTACGGGGCGGCCTCCTACCTGGCCGACTCCGAGCGCATCGACGCCATCGCCACGGCGTTCCCGTTCTTCTTCTTCCTCGTGGCCGCCCTCGTCTCGCTCACCACCATGACCCGCATGGTGGACGACGACCGCGGGCTCATGGGCACGCTCAAGGCCCTCGGCTACGGCCGCGCGGCCATCTGCTCCAAGTACGTGGCCTACGCCGGGTCCGCCTCGCTCCTCGGCGCGCTCGTGGGCGTGCTCTCCATGTCGCAGCTGCTCCCGTGTGTGATCTTCACCGCCTACGGCATCATCTACGGCGTCCCGGCGCGGCCCATGCCGCTCCCTGTGGAGGCGGCGCCCGCCGTCGCGGCCACCGTCATCGGTGTGGCCGTCACCGTGGGGGCGGCCCTCGCGGCCTGTCTGTCGTCGCTCCGAGAGAGTCCGGCCGGCCTCATGCAGCCCAAGGCCCCCAAGGCCGGGCGCCGCATCCTCCTGGAGCGCGTGGGGCCCGTCTGGCGCCGCCTCTCCTTCTCGTGGAAGGTCACGTTCCGCAACATCTTCCGCTACCGCCGTCGCTTCCTCATGACCGTGGTGGGCGTCGCTGGCTGCTGCGCTCTGCTGCTCACGGGCTTCGGCGTGCGTGACGCCGTGAACGACATCATCGACAAGCAGTTCGGCGAGATCGTGCACTACAACGCCACGGTGGGTCTCTCGGTCGACGCCACGGGGCGGCAGCGGGCCGACGTCCTGGACGCCCTCGGCTCCATGGGCCGCGGCGATCCCGTGGCGGCGTTCGAGGAGAACGTCGTGGCGAGGCCCGAGGACGGCTCCAAGGACCTCGCCGTCGTGCTCGTGGTCCCGGAGGACGCCGGCTCCCTGGGGCGCGCCGTCACCCTGCGCGAGCGCCGGGGCGGCGCCCCGGTGGACCTCGGCTCCGACTCCGTGGTGCTCACCGAGAAGCTGGCCACCACGCTCGGTGTCGGCCCCGGCGACGAGGTGCGCCTCTGGGCCCAGGACGCCACCGGCAACACCACGGGTCAGGAGCGCCGCCTCGTGGTCACCGCCGTGTGCGAGAACTACCTCGGTTCCTACGTCTACATCGGCGCGGATGCCTATGTCCGGGCCTTCGGCGAGCCGGGCGAGGCGAACACCGCCTTCGCGTTCCTGCCCACGGACGCCGTGGAGCGCGCCGTCGACGCCGACCGGCTCCAGGCCATGGACGGCGTGGAGACGCTCATGCTCGACGACGAGACCATCGAGACCTACCGCGAGATGCTCTCGTCGGTGGACCTCGTCATGGTGGTGCTCATCGCCGCCGCGGCCCTCCTCGCCTTCGTGGTGCTCTACAACCTGGCCAACATCAACATTGCCGAGCGCTCCCGCGAGATCGCGAGCCTCAAGGTGCTCGGGTTCCTGCCCAAGGAGGTCTGCTCCTACGTCTTCCGAGAGATCGCGATCATCGTGGTGGTGGGTGCCCTCGTCGGCCTCGTGCTCGGCACGTGGTTCGAGGGCTACGTGGTGGTGACGGCCGAGGTGGACGCCGCCATGTTCGGCCGTGAGATTCATGCCGTGAGCTACCTCTGCTCGTTCGGGCTCACGGTGCTGTTCTGCGTGCTCGTGCTGGCGGCCATGGTGCCCAGGCTCGCGTCCATCGACATGGTGGAGAGCCTGAAATCCGCCGAGTAG
- a CDS encoding DegV family protein has product MAAVCNLIVDSPCELSREFCEENGLTVLHFTYTEPDRDDGREPLCGVDDMFATMSSHEFYERMRHGAEPKTSQPSQMEFEEAFRAAIASGVPTVYLAFDSGISGCYEGACMALERMKEEFGPDIELYVVDTKLPSTPLTLLVWEAVRQRDKGLTARELADWAAEAHNHIHTLFMVDDLTALARGGRIPSGIAFVGSKLDIKPLLTVALDGTLELAGIARGRKKAIRRLADNYLQNHSDTTFVCATANADCPADMRRLEEIIGRGADGDVLFIEAEAGPTIGCHVGPGFLSCCFWGADRRDGMSVPDQIASEVRSEG; this is encoded by the coding sequence ATGGCCGCCGTCTGCAACCTCATCGTCGACTCCCCGTGCGAGCTCAGCCGCGAGTTCTGCGAGGAGAACGGCCTCACCGTCCTGCACTTCACCTACACCGAGCCCGACCGCGACGACGGGCGCGAGCCCCTCTGCGGCGTCGACGACATGTTCGCCACCATGAGCTCCCACGAGTTCTACGAGCGGATGCGCCACGGCGCCGAGCCCAAGACGAGCCAGCCCTCCCAGATGGAGTTCGAGGAGGCCTTCCGCGCGGCCATCGCCTCGGGCGTCCCCACCGTCTACCTCGCCTTCGACTCCGGCATCTCCGGCTGTTACGAGGGCGCCTGCATGGCCCTCGAGCGCATGAAGGAGGAGTTCGGTCCCGACATCGAGCTCTACGTGGTGGACACCAAGCTGCCCTCGACCCCGCTCACGCTCCTCGTGTGGGAGGCCGTGCGCCAGCGCGACAAGGGGCTCACGGCCCGCGAGCTTGCCGACTGGGCGGCCGAGGCCCACAACCACATCCACACCCTGTTCATGGTGGACGACCTCACGGCTCTTGCCCGCGGCGGCCGCATCCCCTCGGGCATCGCCTTCGTGGGCTCCAAGCTCGACATCAAGCCGCTGCTGACCGTGGCCCTCGACGGCACCCTCGAGCTCGCCGGTATCGCCCGTGGCCGCAAGAAGGCCATCCGCCGCCTGGCCGACAACTACCTCCAGAACCACTCCGACACCACCTTCGTGTGCGCCACCGCCAACGCCGACTGCCCCGCCGACATGCGGCGGTTGGAGGAGATCATCGGGCGCGGCGCCGACGGGGACGTGCTGTTCATCGAGGCCGAGGCCGGCCCCACCATCGGCTGCCACGTGGGCCCGGGCTTCCTGTCCTGCTGTTTCTGGGGCGCCGACCGCAGGGACGGCATGAGCGTTCCCGACCAGATCGCCAGCGAGGTCCGCTCCGAGGGGTAG
- a CDS encoding Fic family protein: MASDESRAYSMVLEWWGLLPRPVRRRELGDFAMEFAYHSARVEGAELTYEESREVFEQGSVTAYTGDVRSLVSLTNQKAAFGWMTERLEERASLDEAFVLTLHRTLTYGTYSPTQLADGERPGTYKLSDYIVRETHDVGAAPDECPRLTRELLRDVDETLPGLTPRRAVTCAAFLHNELVTIHPFSEGTGRVARELANYVLLFGGHPPVSVFEDEVDAYYAALEAFDDTGDLEPFKRLLRHETVRSWEDRVR, translated from the coding sequence ATGGCCAGTGACGAGAGCCGCGCATACAGTATGGTCCTCGAGTGGTGGGGGCTCCTCCCCCGCCCGGTGCGGCGACGGGAGCTCGGCGACTTCGCCATGGAGTTCGCATACCACTCCGCCAGGGTCGAGGGGGCCGAGCTCACCTACGAGGAATCGCGGGAGGTCTTCGAGCAGGGCAGCGTCACGGCCTACACCGGCGACGTGCGCTCCCTCGTCTCGCTCACCAACCAGAAGGCCGCCTTCGGCTGGATGACGGAGCGGCTCGAGGAGCGCGCATCCCTGGACGAGGCCTTTGTGCTCACGCTGCACCGCACCCTCACCTACGGCACCTACAGCCCCACCCAGCTGGCCGACGGCGAGCGGCCGGGCACCTACAAGCTCTCCGACTACATCGTCCGCGAGACCCATGACGTGGGCGCCGCCCCCGACGAGTGCCCGCGCCTCACGCGCGAGCTCCTTCGCGACGTCGATGAGACGCTCCCAGGCCTCACGCCCAGGCGCGCCGTCACCTGTGCGGCCTTCCTCCACAACGAGCTCGTCACCATCCACCCGTTCAGCGAGGGAACGGGGCGCGTGGCCCGCGAGCTGGCCAACTACGTGCTCCTCTTCGGCGGGCACCCGCCGGTGAGCGTCTTCGAGGACGAGGTGGACGCCTACTACGCCGCCCTGGAGGCCTTCGACGACACCGGCGACCTCGAGCCCTTCAAGCGGCTCCTGCGCCACGAGACCGTGCGCTCCTGGGAGGACCGGGTGCGCTAG
- a CDS encoding DUF2142 domain-containing protein, with amino-acid sequence MAEASRRRVAPWVLAAGLATLAALLWLACSTLGGMAWRDALFPTVLVPSALLVGLRRRALAAHPGAAVLAVVLPVGLLLCAYMPAIVSVSWDGYVHYRAANRIAQGRVTVSSLADDVLYDMDGIYDVGLYPLGTSDDDWHPNWESILSEEGMDHANERFEELDEVVSTRKTNVTPWEPTTLGRLPNALGLAVGDLLGAPVLARLFLGRVCNLLVYAAVMALAASWLRRGGWVVFAVAVTPTLVFMACNYSYDPFAISLVTLAASRFVGELQRPNERLTAGRAAWILVPFLVGTVTKAVFVASALMLLFMPRTKFSDDRGHRAWVCACCATAAAVLATFAVPFLLAGGSVGADTRGGAADIDSRRQLAFLLTHPVTYLATLVGSFLRAFNPVAVFQQLPVNLCYLPMPEGWPLMAAGWFCLALSAALLDRGPVDDRWRGPAVGWGTFAGIALSLVLMATALYLGYTDVGAPLVGGIQVRYLLFEISPFLLVCLNLGTGPRRRLEGRLEAAGGAGPARRAMGALPQAALWAGFCLLWAVTAFGFLVRF; translated from the coding sequence GTGGCTGAGGCCTCGCGGCGCCGGGTGGCGCCCTGGGTGCTCGCGGCCGGCCTCGCGACGCTCGCCGCCCTCCTCTGGCTCGCGTGCTCCACCCTGGGCGGCATGGCCTGGAGGGACGCCCTCTTCCCCACCGTCCTCGTGCCCTCGGCCCTCCTCGTCGGCCTGAGACGGCGCGCCCTGGCCGCGCACCCGGGGGCCGCCGTCCTGGCCGTGGTGCTCCCGGTGGGGCTCCTCCTCTGCGCCTACATGCCGGCCATCGTGTCCGTGAGCTGGGACGGCTACGTGCATTACCGGGCCGCCAACCGCATCGCCCAAGGGCGGGTGACCGTGAGCTCGCTCGCCGACGACGTCCTCTACGACATGGACGGCATCTACGACGTGGGCCTCTACCCGCTCGGGACGAGCGACGACGACTGGCACCCCAACTGGGAGTCCATCCTCTCGGAGGAGGGCATGGACCACGCCAACGAGCGGTTCGAGGAGCTCGACGAGGTGGTTTCCACCCGCAAGACCAACGTCACCCCGTGGGAGCCCACCACCCTGGGGCGGCTCCCCAACGCGCTGGGGCTGGCCGTCGGCGACCTCCTCGGCGCGCCGGTGCTGGCGAGGCTCTTCCTGGGGCGCGTGTGCAACCTGCTCGTGTACGCGGCGGTCATGGCCCTCGCCGCGTCGTGGCTCAGGCGCGGGGGCTGGGTGGTCTTCGCCGTGGCCGTGACGCCGACGCTCGTGTTCATGGCCTGCAACTACTCGTACGACCCCTTCGCGATCTCCCTGGTCACGCTGGCCGCGAGCCGCTTCGTAGGCGAGCTCCAACGCCCCAACGAGCGCCTAACCGCGGGCAGGGCGGCCTGGATCCTCGTGCCGTTCCTCGTGGGGACGGTCACCAAGGCGGTGTTCGTCGCCTCGGCCCTCATGCTGCTCTTCATGCCGAGGACGAAGTTCTCCGACGACCGCGGGCACCGCGCCTGGGTCTGCGCCTGCTGCGCGACGGCGGCGGCGGTGCTCGCCACGTTCGCCGTGCCGTTCCTGCTCGCCGGCGGCAGCGTGGGGGCCGACACCCGCGGGGGCGCCGCGGACATCGACTCGCGGCGGCAGCTCGCCTTCCTCCTCACGCACCCGGTCACCTACCTCGCCACCCTCGTGGGGAGCTTCCTCCGGGCCTTCAACCCCGTGGCCGTGTTCCAGCAGCTCCCCGTGAACCTCTGCTACCTGCCCATGCCCGAGGGCTGGCCCCTCATGGCCGCGGGGTGGTTCTGCCTCGCGCTGTCGGCCGCCCTGCTCGACCGCGGCCCCGTGGACGACCGCTGGCGCGGCCCCGCCGTCGGCTGGGGGACCTTCGCGGGCATCGCGCTGTCGCTCGTGCTGATGGCCACGGCCCTCTACCTCGGCTACACCGACGTGGGGGCGCCGCTGGTGGGCGGCATCCAGGTGCGTTACCTGCTCTTCGAGATCTCGCCGTTCCTGCTGGTGTGCCTCAACCTCGGCACGGGTCCCAGGCGCCGGCTCGAGGGACGGCTGGAGGCCGCGGGGGGCGCGGGGCCGGCCCGCCGCGCGATGGGGGCACTCCCGCAGGCAGCCCTGTGGGCAGGCTTCTGCCTGCTGTGGGCCGTGACGGCGTTCGGGTTCCTCGTGCGTTTCTAG
- a CDS encoding low molecular weight protein-tyrosine-phosphatase, whose protein sequence is MASRAPVSVLFVCHGNICRSTMAQSVMGHLVREAGEEGLWTVDSAATSTEELGNPPHPGTVAELARHGIPCVPHRARRMRADELDDWGLVVYMDGENLRGLRRILGPAALDGGRVRPLLSFADPAYARGRTDVADPWYTGDFGATFRDVREGCKGMLSRG, encoded by the coding sequence TTGGCGAGCCGCGCCCCCGTGTCCGTCCTGTTCGTCTGTCACGGCAACATCTGCAGGTCCACCATGGCGCAGTCCGTCATGGGGCACCTCGTGCGGGAGGCCGGCGAGGAGGGGCTCTGGACCGTGGACTCGGCCGCCACGAGCACCGAGGAGCTCGGCAACCCGCCGCACCCCGGAACCGTGGCGGAGCTCGCACGCCACGGCATCCCCTGCGTCCCCCACCGGGCGCGGCGGATGCGCGCCGACGAGCTCGACGACTGGGGCCTCGTGGTCTACATGGACGGGGAGAACCTCCGCGGCCTGCGGCGCATCCTCGGCCCCGCCGCCCTGGACGGCGGGCGCGTGAGGCCGCTCCTCTCGTTCGCGGACCCCGCCTACGCCCGCGGCCGCACCGACGTGGCCGACCCGTGGTACACCGGCGACTTCGGGGCCACCTTCCGCGACGTCCGCGAGGGCTGCAAGGGGATGCTCTCCCGTGGCTGA
- a CDS encoding 6-pyruvoyl trahydropterin synthase family protein: MYELIAEGHFDSAHFLHGYDGKCENLHGHRWRVVATFGADSLVEDGDMRDMVVDFSVVKGAVAEVCDSLDHTLLVEEGTLAPATVAALEAETFSLTVLPFRTTAENLARHVFGELRAMGLPVTAVEVDETPNNRAVCRP; this comes from the coding sequence ATGTACGAGCTCATCGCCGAGGGGCACTTCGACTCCGCCCACTTCCTCCACGGCTACGACGGCAAGTGCGAGAACCTCCACGGCCACCGCTGGCGCGTCGTGGCGACGTTCGGCGCCGACAGCCTCGTCGAGGACGGCGACATGCGCGACATGGTGGTGGACTTCTCCGTGGTCAAAGGCGCCGTGGCCGAGGTCTGCGACTCGCTCGACCACACCCTCCTCGTGGAGGAGGGCACCCTCGCCCCCGCCACCGTGGCGGCCCTCGAGGCCGAGACCTTCTCCCTCACCGTGCTGCCTTTCCGCACCACGGCGGAGAACCTGGCCCGCCACGTCTTCGGCGAGCTCCGCGCCATGGGGCTGCCGGTCACGGCCGTGGAGGTCGACGAGACCCCCAACAACCGCGCGGTCTGCCGTCCCTAG
- a CDS encoding DUF2304 domain-containing protein, with amino-acid sequence MDRSLRILLIVGAAATLLLICSAVKRQKIQIEDSLFWICFSGLLVVLAVFPQIAFWLSGLLGFQSPANFVYVTIIALMLVREFRNSSKISTLKYRVDQLAQEVALDENDRGADKDEGR; translated from the coding sequence ATGGACCGCTCCCTGCGCATACTCCTGATCGTGGGCGCCGCCGCGACCCTGCTGCTCATCTGCAGCGCCGTCAAGCGCCAGAAGATCCAGATCGAGGACTCCCTCTTCTGGATCTGCTTCTCCGGCCTCCTCGTGGTCCTGGCGGTGTTCCCCCAAATCGCCTTCTGGCTGTCCGGGCTCCTGGGCTTTCAGTCGCCCGCGAACTTCGTCTACGTGACGATCATCGCACTCATGCTCGTGAGGGAGTTCCGCAACTCGTCCAAGATCTCCACGCTCAAGTACCGGGTGGACCAGCTGGCCCAGGAGGTGGCACTCGACGAGAACGACCGCGGCGCCGACAAGGACGAGGGCCGCTGA